Genomic DNA from Rana temporaria chromosome 1, aRanTem1.1, whole genome shotgun sequence:
ATTCGAAAATTAATGGCAACAgacgaaaaatataaaaacattaatCATCAATTTGACTTGTGGCATTACGTTAAAAGTTTTCGTAGAAAATTGgctcttattgcaaaaaaaaaaatcaatgaacaACTAATGCCATGGATTAGATCCATTACCAATCATCTCTATTTTTGTAGCAATAATTGCAATGGTGAAGAACACGTTTTCAAAACCATGTGGTATTCATTGCTACATCACATAGTGGATGAACATGAATGGGTCATTGAAAATGAAAAGCACAAATGCTTACATGACCCCATCAGTGTGGATGACCATTCCGTTACCTATTTAAAAAGAAACTCACCTGCATTTATTGCATTGTCCGCAATCGTTCTTGATGGGCAATTGGAGAAGGACACAaagcatttaacttttttttgtcaGACTGGGATTCTCGAAACATACCACAGTATGATTCTTAAATTTCGGCCTAAAAGAATACACTACCGATTTGACTCAATGGAAGCTAGAACAAAATTGGCAGCTTTATGCCACAATCACAATGTGAATCGGAAAcctgctttgacaaaaaaaatcgatgaCAGTGGTCAAGAAATTCTTGTGGAAAGGAAAAATGTTGAATTCCCAAGAGGTCGCAAACAGTGGATTGTGCGTAATGTATATGAAGAAATGGACAACCAATATGCTTACAAATTGCTTGATGACATGATTCATATTGTTGAGGGGACCCTAACCAGTTCTTGGGTACCGAAAAATCCAGAGATGCCAAAAAACATTGCACCGATTGAGAGGCCCGAAAAAAGTATTCTTGTCCAAGAACACATGACAAGATTTCGTaaattttcaaaataaattttttaaaaaagcttacatgtaaataaccgtttctttgatttttatatttaaaactaATGGTTTTGTTTAACATAGAATTAGCTGGTTGTATCTATGTATTgtcttttaataatttttgttatcttttgtgatttatttattaaatttttatgagtaaaaaatattttttcattcttATTGTCTTAAATATTGGAATTAAATCTTTGGTTACATCTTAGTGTAAACTACAAAACCTTTaacaaattttacaaaaaaaaaaaaaaaaaaactataataccccaaaaaaaattttattttaactattaaatataacaaatatattattaattataaaaaaacatcaaaccacaaaaaaaattaacgtaTTAGTATATTTTAGTGAAAAGCCATTTCAGAAGCCTCATAGTCGTCGCTGTACAGAAATCCGACGTATGAACCATCCGGATCCGGAAAAGCTTCTCTAATAGCTTTGACTACACAGGCAGGTATCACTTTACGGTTTGCCTTGCCAAGAAATCCGTAGATCCAACCAATGAAAGCACGATAGGCTGTTTTTCTTAGCCGCCTTCAaagaaataaaaccaaaaaatatagaaaataaatattCTATTAACTAATAGTAAAATATaattacaacatttttaaaaaaataaaatggagtaATTTACCTATTGTTGTCAGCATCAACAACGGGTCTTTCTATTACATGTATTGCCATTGACGTTATGTATACATGTTCCTGTATCGTAAACTGTGACACAAATAcaggcacagctgtgatgcaagaCATTCCTTCAGGTATACTGCCTTCAACTTGATAAATTTGTCGACAACACACAGACTCGAGTTGAGTAGGCATTGGCCCACAAGATTCACAAATGCACCAGTCGGTATTGCCTATCTTATCTGTAGGACTGTCATCAGTTTGTGAAGCTGAATAAGGTAGGACAGTTATGGGCGCTCTTGGATCATCTTGGAATGCTTGCACATTAGAATTATTAGCATAGCTGTCCAACAATTCGGCTACTATTATACTTCTctgaaatacatataaaaaaatatcaaaaaagacAATACAGCTAacgcattatttttttaaagattactATCcgaaccaacattttttttatctctaaTTTTCTagacataaaaataaagaattaaataaAAGTTTacgttaaatttatttttataataatattttttttaataacaactatcaaaaaaaatataatgaaagagtgtgaataaaaaatataaaaaaaaatatatatattgtgtgtgtagatagatagataatatatataaaaaataattgtggtgtgtgtgtgtttatgtatatgtaaaattatatatatatatatatatatatacacatattgttTTTAACAGATaaatcaaatttaattttttagtaatgtttatttatttatatatatatatatatatatatatatatatatatatatatctatatacacacattatttttcaaaaaattatatgtaaaaaaaaaaaaaaaaatatacacacacgAACATATTTTGTTTAAATAAGAATATTAAAGAAATAAAATTAAAGATGTATtcatttagatatatatatacatatgcataaatatatatacacaaatattatCGAGCTATGTAatttaaaattcaaaataaatattatttaaatcaatttttttatatatatatatatatatatatatataagggaaaattaaaataataatttttaaattacATAGCtcgatatttgtgtgtgtgtatacatatgtgtgtgtgtgtgtgtgtgtataatatatatatatatatatatatatatatatatatatatatatatgtgtgtgtgtgtgtgtgtgtgtatatatatatatatatatatatatatatatatatatatatatatgtatatatatatatatatatacacacaataataTAGAAAACTATCTAATGATAATGTATCACCAACAATATTATATTATTTACAAAATTATTATActaataataaatgtaattaaaaatcgTACTCTTTCTTCCTGTGATAGAGCTCTATATGTCATTGATTTACATCTTTTGGGTCTTTGTGTATTTtcctaataaaaatattataagcattttaaatatgaaatattttagataattaacataaaaaattatttttttaattacttacCATTTCTATTGAGTATCGAgtatctaaggcaggggtctcaaactcaaattacctgagggccacaagacaagttttcatatgccatggggggccgcatgcaaactttcaaacttcaaaaacaacagtactggtgtcagcgaacacattattaacccccagcactggtgtcagcgagcgcattattaccaccagcactggtgtcagcgagcgcattattaccacctgcactggtgtaagtcagggtttgacaaatttgcttgtaatctaggagccagctaaaaaagttaggagccagaaaacgcaccccgtaccgaagagcttgcgcgcagaagcgaacacatacgcgagcagcgcccgcatatgtaaacggtgttcaaaccacacatgtgaggtatcgccgcgattggtagagtgagagcaataattctagctcctctgtaacttaaaacatgcaacatgtagatttttttaaacgtcgtctatgaagattttaaagggtaaaaaagtttgtcggcattccacaagcggacacaattttgaagcgtgacatgttgggtatgaatttactcggtgtaacattatctttcataatattaaaaaaaatggggataactttactgttgtcttatttttttatttaaaaaagtgtaattttttcccaaaaaagtgcgcttgtaagaccgctgcgcaaatacggcgtaacagaaagtattgcaatgatcgctattttattctctagggtgttaggataaaaaatatatataatgtttgggggttctaattagagggaagaatatggcagtgaaaatagtgtaaaatgacattagaattgctgtttaacttgtaatgcttaacttgtaataccaacggccaccaccagatggcgccagctcacatctggtggtaataacttgtaataccaacggctcaccaccagatggcaccagctcaaaaaaaaaaaatttttttttttttttttgctcctctcacttccaccctgcctgagggccatttataactggtccgcgggccgcaaatggcccgcgggccggtactttgagaccactgatctaaggtTTAGAGTGAAAATATGTCAATATTTGACTgcaaatctaaaataaaatatataaatataaaaaaaatcaaacataaaaataatattatatttaatttttacttCTAAAAGAAACAATCAATATTAGTAAATATTATATTGATTAGTAAATTTGTGTAGAGATTTGTTTCtggacatgtgtgtgtgtgtgtgtgtgtgtgtatatgtgtgtgtatatatgtgtatatgtatgtatgtatatatatatatatatatatatatatatatatatatgtatatatatatatatatatatataatgagatcAATCATTTCAACTTAAACTAAAACTAATGTCACTCTCACTATTTTTGgctctaatgaaaaaaaaattaatcactgTAATAATTGTATATTatgttatctttttttattttagtagtgCAAGACTGcagaatatttatatatatatatatatatatatatatatatatatatatatatatatatatatatatatatatatatatatatatatatagagagagagagaaacacaaactgggggtcatttactaaagggaaatcccctttgcactacaagttggAAGttcacttgaaattacactgaaagtgcacttggaggtgcagtccctgtatagcattttagcttgcacataattggatgataaaatcagcagagcttcccctaatttcagatttacccctcagatttacagcaactgaacTTCTAGTACAATGTCAAGTGCACTTcccacttgtagtgtaaagtgcatctgcctttagtaaatgacccccagtgtgtgtttctatatatatatctctatatagagagagagatacacacattgggggtcatttacaaaagaaaaatcacttctgcactaaaagtgcaaagtgcatttgaaattgcactgaaagtacacttggaggtgcagtcccTGTAGAGCATTTTAGCTATCACAAAATTGGAtgctaaaatcagcagagcttcccctaatttgaGATTTACCGCTCAGATTTACAACAACTGCACTTCTAgtccaatttcaagtgcacttcccacttgtagtgcaaagtgcatttgcctttagtaaaagaaccccagtgtgtgtttatatatatataaatagagagAGAAACACACACTGGGGgtcatttaataaaggcaaatcaactttgcactacaagtgggaagtgcacttgaaattgcactggaagtacagttgctgtaaatctgaggagtaaaactgaaattaggggaagctctgctgattttatcatccaattatgtgatgGCTAAAATGCTCTAaagggactgcacttccaagtgtactatcagtgcaatttcaaatgcactttggaCTTGTAGTGCAGAAGtgatttttctttagtaaatgacccccaatgtGTGTGCTTGTATATATTTTAGAATAtatgtgaggttttttttttttctataaagaaaagaaaggagacaGCTGTGTGTTTGTTTCAGTGAAACAAAATAATTTAGATGCCTTTTTTGTAATCAGTGACCTTTAAATGTGCCTGCGTCTGGCATTGCTCAAAgaaactgataagataacatacaaATGGTACTGAATTAATTAGTGTCCTGactacttacaaaaaaaaaaaaaatgtattctgtctaagtttaaataaaaaaaatatttctatttttctatatatgaatgtatatgtgtgtatattcatatttttttttttatttcatatacatAACTTCAAAATTCTaactgtaaaatatattaaaaataatctAAATATGTTAATCAAaaacaatatgtatatatttatctaaagttttatttttttaggacaaaaataaaattatatatatatatatatatatatatatatatatatatatatatatatatatatatatatatatatatataaaaaagactatcagtaaaaaaatataagaatgcTTTGGATAAATAAAAACTTCATGTTAGTGAATAAGACAggtaaattatttaaatataaataaaaatatgaataactacgaaaaaaaatatgtgttacgtgtgtgtgtgtatatatatatatatatatatatatatatatatatatatatatatatatatatatatacacaaacacatattaaaatttactttttcttgccaaatattttactattttaattattttttgtaattcAATAATGCAttctaaatgtatttatatatttttaaatcaatttaaataattattatactctttacaaataaataaactttAACACTAAAAAAGTTATAagttttttagtttattatttatttaaatgaaaaatcttaaaaataataaatcctaACCTTTGTATCAGCTGCTCAGGGCGTTCTGAGCACtcgctgataaaaaaaaagcatttatatgctaggcacagcggggagtgtccttttcaggacgctgccggccgttgtcctagcaactcagcagtgttgacggcgcgcctcgccgtcacactgcgcatgcgcgggatagagcggtgaatgctgggacagcattcaccgcatcccggaagatccTGCAGGACGGCTTCAGAGTGCCAGTAgtaaagatggcaatgtccatcagaaaattttataaaatatctttCTGGGCGATATCGTAGTGCTAGCGGCAGCGAGGATGAGACTGGTGAGTACTATTTTCTATGTACCACCAGCGTGACAAAaagctctttaaaaaaaactgttttcccgcggaactcccgctttaatatggcTTGTCTGACGGGACGTTTTAGATTTGATATGTATGGGGTTTTT
This window encodes:
- the LOC120924847 gene encoding P2X purinoceptor 7-like, whose translation is MENTQRPKRCKSMTYRALSQEERRSIIVAELLDSYANNSNVQAFQDDPRAPITVLPYSASQTDDSPTDKIGNTDWCICESCGPMPTQLESVCCRQIYQVEGSIPEGMSCITAVPVFVSQFTIQEHVYITSMAIHVIERPVVDADNNRRLRKTAYRAFIGWIYGFLGKANRKVIPACVVKAIREAFPDPDGSYVGFLYSDDYEASEMAFH